One segment of Pandoraea pnomenusa DNA contains the following:
- a CDS encoding Rrf2 family transcriptional regulator, protein MRLTDHTDYSLRTLLYVAVYPDELVHVQSVADAFDIPKNHLVKIVQKLGQLGFLHTVRGRSGGIRLGRPPERIGLGEVVRAMEPDFALVECFHQGDNGCVITSACNLRGVLGEALRAYFEVLDRYTLADLLGKPTVLRRLLGDAVAAAIPVAQIKVKQRAGDA, encoded by the coding sequence ATGCGACTAACCGACCATACCGATTACAGTCTGCGCACATTGCTGTACGTCGCGGTGTATCCCGACGAGCTCGTGCACGTGCAATCGGTGGCGGATGCGTTCGACATTCCCAAGAATCACCTCGTCAAGATCGTGCAGAAGCTCGGGCAACTGGGTTTTCTGCACACCGTGCGCGGCCGTTCAGGCGGCATTCGACTGGGACGCCCGCCCGAGCGGATCGGCCTCGGGGAAGTCGTGCGCGCCATGGAGCCGGACTTTGCCCTGGTCGAATGCTTTCACCAGGGCGATAACGGCTGCGTGATCACCTCGGCGTGCAACCTGCGCGGCGTGCTGGGCGAGGCCTTGCGCGCCTATTTCGAGGTTCTCGATCGCTACACGCTGGCCGACCTGCTCGGCAAGCCGACCGTGCTGCGCCGCCTGCTCGGCGACGCGGTCGCGGCGGCGATCCCCGTCGCGCAGATCAAGGTCAAGCAACGCGCCGGCGACGCTTGA
- a CDS encoding branched-chain amino acid ABC transporter permease: MMRQYRFDFALLALLLALPALGVYPVFAMKVLCFALFACSLNLVLGYTGLLSFGHAAFFGGAAYFAGYVMRDLAWSPLAGMLTGVVTGALFGLVFGLFAIRRQGIYFAMITLAFAQMFYFFCLQAPFTGGEDGLQGVPRQTLFGLSLDHDLTLYYVVLAVVAATFALISRVIASPFGRVLAAIRENEPRAISLGYEAARFKLLAFVLSAAIAGLAGSLKTLVLGFATLSDVHWSLSGSVILMTLVGGMGTRFGPVVGALLIVSLETKLGDIGNWLAQATGWQAFAGLGTMVSVVTGCIFVLCVLLFRRGIVGEWLVVHGRWTSRGTVGARRAALAGAAKG, translated from the coding sequence ATGATGCGCCAATACCGTTTCGATTTCGCCCTGCTCGCGCTGTTGCTTGCGTTGCCGGCCCTCGGCGTCTATCCCGTCTTTGCGATGAAGGTGCTGTGTTTCGCCCTGTTTGCCTGCTCGCTCAATCTGGTGCTCGGCTATACGGGGCTGCTCTCGTTCGGCCACGCGGCCTTCTTCGGCGGCGCGGCGTACTTCGCGGGCTACGTCATGCGCGATCTTGCCTGGTCGCCGCTCGCGGGCATGCTGACCGGTGTGGTCACGGGTGCCTTGTTCGGGCTCGTCTTCGGGCTGTTCGCGATCCGGCGCCAGGGCATTTACTTCGCCATGATCACACTCGCGTTTGCGCAGATGTTCTACTTCTTCTGTCTGCAGGCGCCTTTCACCGGTGGGGAAGACGGCTTGCAGGGCGTGCCCCGGCAGACGCTCTTCGGGCTCTCGCTGGACCACGATCTCACGCTCTATTACGTGGTGCTTGCCGTGGTGGCGGCAACTTTTGCGCTGATCTCGCGTGTGATCGCCTCGCCCTTCGGCCGGGTGCTCGCGGCGATTCGCGAGAACGAACCCAGGGCGATCTCGCTGGGGTATGAGGCCGCGCGCTTCAAACTGCTCGCGTTCGTGCTCTCCGCTGCCATCGCGGGGCTGGCGGGGTCGCTCAAGACGCTCGTGCTCGGTTTCGCCACGCTCTCCGACGTGCATTGGTCGCTCTCGGGGTCGGTCATTCTGATGACGCTCGTCGGCGGCATGGGCACGCGCTTCGGCCCCGTCGTGGGCGCGCTGCTGATCGTGTCGCTGGAGACGAAGCTGGGCGATATCGGCAACTGGCTTGCGCAGGCGACCGGCTGGCAGGCGTTCGCCGGATTGGGGACGATGGTGAGCGTCGTGACCGGCTGCATCTTCGTGCTGTGTGTGTTGTTGTTCCGCCGGGGCATCGTGGGAGAGTGGCTCGTCGTGCACGGCCGGTGGACATCGCGCGGCACGGTCGGTGCCCGCCGGGCGGCGCTGGCCGGCGCCGCCAAGGGGTAA
- a CDS encoding branched-chain amino acid ABC transporter permease gives MNPFDIPLPSLLGQLMLGLVNGCFYAVLSLGLSVIFGLLNVINFAHGALFMIGALIAWMGGQYLGLDYWTMLLLAPLAAGVLGAAIERGLLCRIYKLDHLYGLLLTLGLTLIIEGLGRSAYGVSGMSFDGPALLAGATRLPFMVLPNYRAWVVVASLCACALTWFVIERTRVGALLRAGTENARLVETFGVNVPLMVTLTYAFGAALAAFAGVLAAPIMQVSPIMGQPMIVTVFAIVVIGGMGSIAGSVVTGLALGVLEGLTKLWYPEASATVVFVIMALVLLVRPHGLFGGYANK, from the coding sequence GTGAATCCTTTCGATATTCCTTTGCCGTCGCTGCTCGGCCAGCTGATGCTTGGGCTGGTCAACGGTTGCTTCTATGCCGTGCTGAGCCTGGGCCTTTCGGTCATCTTCGGCCTGCTCAACGTCATCAATTTCGCGCACGGTGCGCTGTTCATGATCGGTGCGCTTATCGCGTGGATGGGGGGCCAGTACCTCGGGCTCGACTATTGGACGATGCTGTTGCTCGCGCCGCTGGCCGCCGGCGTGCTGGGCGCGGCCATCGAGCGGGGGCTGCTCTGCCGCATCTACAAGCTCGATCATTTGTACGGGCTGCTGCTCACGCTGGGCCTCACGCTGATCATCGAAGGGCTCGGCCGCTCGGCGTACGGCGTTTCGGGCATGTCGTTCGACGGCCCCGCGCTGCTGGCCGGGGCCACCCGCCTGCCGTTCATGGTGCTGCCCAATTATCGGGCGTGGGTGGTGGTCGCGTCGCTCTGCGCTTGCGCGCTGACGTGGTTCGTGATCGAGCGCACTCGCGTCGGCGCATTGTTGCGCGCCGGCACCGAGAATGCCCGTCTGGTCGAGACATTCGGTGTGAACGTGCCGCTCATGGTCACGCTCACGTACGCCTTCGGCGCGGCACTGGCGGCGTTCGCGGGCGTGCTGGCCGCTCCGATCATGCAGGTCTCGCCGATCATGGGCCAGCCGATGATCGTGACGGTTTTCGCCATCGTCGTGATCGGCGGCATGGGGTCGATCGCCGGTTCGGTCGTCACGGGCCTGGCGCTCGGCGTGCTCGAGGGGCTGACCAAGCTCTGGTACCCGGAGGCTTCGGCCACGGTCGTGTTCGTGATCATGGCGCTCGTACTCCTCGTACGTCCGCATGGTCTGTTCGGTGGTTATGCCAACAAGTGA
- a CDS encoding ABC transporter ATP-binding protein, producing the protein MNAHDASLAAASVPALAVSGLQAWYGESHILHGVDLVAAQGEVVSLLGRNGAGRSTTLRAILGLTDARGGSVRVFGRETIGLPTRRIARCGVGFCPEERGIFASLSCEENLLLPPVLAAGDGVSARAGMSLDEIYAMFPNLAERRHSPGTRLSGGEQQMLAIARILRTGVRLLLLDEISEGLAPAIVRTLARMIETLKSRGYTIVLVEQNFHFAAPLAERFYVMEHGRIALQFDAAQLPDHTEALQTLLNV; encoded by the coding sequence ATGAACGCGCATGACGCTTCCCTTGCGGCGGCGAGCGTACCGGCGCTGGCCGTATCGGGCCTGCAGGCGTGGTATGGCGAATCGCACATTCTTCACGGCGTGGATCTGGTGGCCGCGCAGGGCGAGGTCGTGAGCCTGCTCGGTCGCAACGGCGCGGGCCGCAGCACCACGCTGCGCGCCATTCTCGGCCTGACCGACGCGCGCGGCGGCTCGGTACGTGTCTTCGGTCGCGAAACCATTGGCCTGCCGACGCGCAGGATCGCGCGCTGCGGGGTGGGTTTCTGTCCGGAGGAGCGCGGCATCTTCGCGAGCCTGTCATGCGAGGAAAACCTGCTGCTTCCCCCCGTGCTCGCGGCCGGCGACGGGGTGTCGGCGCGGGCGGGAATGTCGCTCGACGAGATCTACGCCATGTTCCCGAACCTGGCCGAGCGCCGGCACAGTCCCGGCACGCGGCTCTCGGGTGGCGAGCAGCAGATGCTGGCGATCGCGCGGATCCTGCGCACCGGCGTGCGTCTGCTGCTGCTCGACGAGATCTCGGAGGGACTGGCCCCGGCCATCGTGCGCACGTTGGCGCGCATGATCGAGACACTCAAATCGCGGGGCTACACGATCGTGCTGGTCGAGCAGAACTTTCACTTTGCCGCGCCCCTCGCCGAGCGCTTCTACGTGATGGAGCACGGCCGCATCGCGCTGCAATTCGACGCCGCGCAGTTGCCCGACCACACCGAGGCATTGCAAACGCTGCTCAACGTGTAA
- a CDS encoding ABC transporter ATP-binding protein: MAHDDIILETRQLTKAFRGFTAVGGVDLKVRRGAIHALIGPNGAGKTTCFNLLTKFLTPTSGQILYRGEDITRLAPATVARRGMIRSFQISAVFGHLSVIENVRVALQRATGRSYHFWRSTRAVGDLDTRAMALLDEVGIAAYAHEPTVSLPYGRKRALEIATTLAMEPDVMLLDEPTQGMGHEDVERVAALIRQVAAGRTVLMVEHNMKVVSGIADTITVLQRGEILAEGDYATVTADPRVREAYMGTADADLEGAHA, encoded by the coding sequence ATGGCGCACGACGACATCATTCTCGAGACGCGGCAACTCACCAAGGCGTTTCGCGGCTTCACGGCGGTCGGCGGCGTCGATCTGAAGGTCAGGCGCGGTGCGATCCACGCGCTGATCGGACCGAACGGCGCGGGCAAGACGACGTGCTTCAACCTGCTGACGAAGTTCCTCACGCCCACGTCGGGCCAGATTCTCTATCGGGGCGAGGACATCACGCGGCTCGCCCCGGCGACGGTTGCACGGCGCGGCATGATCCGCTCGTTTCAGATCTCGGCGGTGTTCGGACATTTGTCCGTTATCGAAAACGTGCGCGTGGCGCTCCAACGTGCCACTGGCCGCTCGTACCACTTCTGGCGCAGCACACGCGCGGTGGGCGATCTGGATACGCGCGCCATGGCGCTGCTCGACGAGGTGGGCATCGCGGCGTATGCGCATGAGCCGACCGTCTCGCTGCCTTACGGTCGCAAGCGGGCGCTCGAGATTGCGACCACGCTGGCGATGGAGCCGGATGTCATGCTGCTCGACGAGCCCACGCAGGGCATGGGGCACGAAGACGTCGAGCGGGTCGCGGCCTTGATCCGGCAGGTGGCTGCCGGTCGAACCGTGCTGATGGTCGAACACAACATGAAAGTGGTTTCGGGCATCGCCGACACGATCACGGTGCTGCAACGCGGCGAGATCCTGGCCGAGGGCGACTACGCCACGGTCACGGCCGATCCGCGTGTGCGCGAAGCCTATATGGGTACGGCAGACGCCGATCTGGAAGGAGCGCACGCATGA
- a CDS encoding DUF2848 domain-containing protein, whose protein sequence is MNLMHFVVQTAQGAVDLDIPIRQLVIAGWTGRDTEAMEHHIRELEALGVKRPAATPMFYRVSSDRLTTQAHIEASGRASSGEVEFLLVRSGGQTYVGVASDHTDREVETYGVTVSKQMCEKPCATVLWRLEDIEPHWDRLVLRSYANIGGEKVLYQQGPVTTMRAPSDLLARFADAGGRFEDGTAMLCGTLAAIGGIRSAERFDFELEDPVLGRRLQHGYGITPLPVLG, encoded by the coding sequence ATGAATCTCATGCATTTCGTAGTGCAGACGGCGCAGGGTGCCGTCGATCTCGACATTCCCATCAGGCAGTTGGTGATCGCGGGCTGGACCGGGCGCGATACCGAGGCGATGGAGCATCACATCCGCGAGCTGGAGGCGTTGGGCGTGAAGCGTCCCGCGGCCACGCCGATGTTCTATCGCGTATCCAGCGACCGGCTCACGACGCAGGCGCACATCGAGGCAAGCGGGCGCGCGAGCAGCGGCGAGGTCGAGTTCCTGCTCGTGCGCAGCGGTGGGCAGACGTATGTCGGCGTGGCGTCGGATCACACTGACCGCGAAGTGGAGACGTACGGCGTGACGGTGTCCAAGCAGATGTGCGAAAAGCCTTGCGCGACGGTGCTCTGGCGCCTGGAGGACATCGAGCCGCATTGGGACCGTCTCGTGCTGCGAAGCTACGCCAACATTGGCGGTGAGAAGGTGCTGTACCAGCAGGGACCGGTCACGACGATGCGTGCGCCGTCGGATTTGCTGGCACGGTTTGCCGACGCGGGCGGTCGCTTCGAAGACGGCACCGCCATGCTTTGCGGCACGCTGGCGGCCATCGGCGGTATTCGTTCGGCCGAGCGTTTCGACTTCGAACTCGAAGACCCGGTACTCGGGCGCCGGCTGCAGCACGGCTACGGCATTACGCCGTTGCCGGTCCTGGGATAA
- a CDS encoding ABC transporter substrate-binding protein: MSTFRASRITSLAALAIAAATFAASLSAQAQPGKMSDGVVKIGVLTDMSSIFSDIGGKGSVIAAQMAVDDFGGKVNGVPVKVISADHQNKTDVAATIARDWFDNQQVDVVEDLLPSSVALAVSNVARAKKRIAIVTGAGTTRLVNEECSPYTVQYSYDTYSFASNTVKAMTRSGDNSWYFLTVDYALGASLEKDATDALQHVNGKVVGRAKHPLNSSDLSSYLLQAQASRAKVIALANAGADTVNAIKTAREFGITGPGKQKIAGLHMFISDIHSLGLEAAQGMTLTTAFYWDRDDASRTWAQRFYAKTGKMPTLVHAGTYSSVMHYLQAVQRTGTDDADTVMASMKATPVNDFFAKGGQIRPDGLMVHDMYLVQVKSPKASKKPWDYYNVVQTIPAAEAFRPLAQSQCALVKK, translated from the coding sequence ATGTCTACGTTTCGCGCAAGTCGTATCACGTCATTGGCCGCATTGGCGATCGCCGCCGCAACCTTCGCCGCCTCGCTTTCCGCCCAGGCCCAGCCCGGCAAGATGAGCGACGGCGTGGTCAAGATCGGGGTGCTCACCGACATGTCGTCGATCTTCTCCGACATCGGCGGCAAGGGATCGGTGATCGCCGCGCAGATGGCCGTCGACGATTTCGGCGGCAAGGTCAACGGCGTGCCGGTCAAGGTCATCTCGGCCGACCATCAGAACAAGACCGATGTAGCCGCGACCATTGCGCGCGACTGGTTCGACAACCAGCAGGTCGACGTGGTCGAGGACCTGCTGCCGTCGTCGGTGGCGCTGGCGGTGTCGAACGTGGCCAGGGCCAAGAAGCGCATTGCGATCGTGACGGGCGCGGGCACCACGCGGCTGGTCAACGAGGAGTGCTCGCCGTACACCGTCCAGTATTCCTACGATACCTATTCGTTCGCGTCGAACACCGTCAAGGCCATGACGAGGAGCGGCGACAACAGCTGGTATTTCCTCACCGTCGATTACGCGCTCGGCGCTTCGCTCGAGAAAGATGCCACGGACGCGCTGCAACACGTGAACGGCAAGGTCGTGGGCCGTGCCAAACATCCGCTCAATTCCTCCGACCTGTCGTCGTACCTGCTTCAGGCGCAGGCGTCTCGCGCCAAGGTGATCGCGCTTGCCAATGCTGGCGCCGACACCGTCAACGCGATCAAGACGGCGCGTGAGTTCGGTATTACCGGGCCGGGCAAGCAGAAGATCGCCGGATTGCACATGTTCATCAGCGATATCCACAGCCTGGGGCTCGAAGCGGCGCAGGGCATGACGCTTACCACCGCCTTCTACTGGGACCGCGACGACGCCTCGCGCACCTGGGCGCAACGGTTCTACGCCAAGACCGGCAAGATGCCCACGCTCGTGCATGCCGGCACGTATTCGTCGGTCATGCATTACCTGCAGGCGGTGCAGCGCACCGGTACGGACGACGCCGACACGGTCATGGCCTCGATGAAGGCGACGCCGGTGAACGACTTCTTTGCCAAGGGCGGACAAATTCGCCCCGACGGCCTGATGGTGCACGACATGTACCTCGTCCAGGTGAAGTCGCCCAAGGCATCGAAGAAGCCATGGGACTACTACAACGTGGTGCAGACCATTCCCGCCGCCGAAGCGTTTCGCCCCCTCGCGCAGAGCCAATGCGCGCTCGTGAAGAAGTGA
- a CDS encoding cupin — MAINKLHDEFRTIDMTQGWEVPPGYPPGIEQKILAGSLDEANRAGSRTRLLRFAPGIHTTAPFVHTYWEEVYLVSGDLTVGNDAQGEGGEAFAPNTYACRPPGAFHGPFKSNGGCLLLEIHYYDPA; from the coding sequence ATGGCAATCAACAAGCTGCACGATGAGTTTCGCACCATCGACATGACGCAGGGCTGGGAGGTGCCGCCCGGCTATCCCCCCGGCATCGAACAGAAGATTCTCGCTGGCTCGCTCGACGAAGCGAACCGTGCCGGCAGTCGCACGCGCTTGCTGCGCTTCGCGCCGGGTATCCATACCACGGCGCCGTTCGTGCACACCTACTGGGAGGAGGTGTATCTCGTCTCGGGCGATCTGACGGTCGGGAACGACGCGCAGGGCGAAGGGGGCGAGGCGTTCGCGCCGAATACCTACGCCTGCCGCCCGCCCGGCGCGTTCCACGGGCCGTTCAAGTCGAACGGCGGCTGTCTGCTGCTCGAGATTCATTACTACGATCCGGCCTGA
- a CDS encoding 4-hydroxyphenylacetate 3-hydroxylase family protein — MVKNGSQHIGQLRDGREVYIDGKAVGDVTTHPAFRNSIRSYASLYDFQARPENLEAMTFASPDTGDRVSRIWQLPASYDELVQRREMLEAWSELHYGFMGRSPDHVASCISGMVMGIDVFEQYDTKRAGALRDYYRYARDNDLFLTYVIVNPQANQSKAAHEQEDKYLAVGIVDQDHEGITVRGAKMLATSGIMANEVFCSCIQPLKAGDEMYALSFAIPMNTKGLRILSRKSYEGSATSVFDNPLASRFDENDAVLYFDDVKVPWERIFVAGDTTMCAKQFHATPAHSYQNYQCQVRLMVKLRFLVGIALRITEVNGTNAFPQVREALGQLAAEAAMVEAWVHGMEAKGHMENGFYVPDRSLLYGSQVLTQQLYTKVLGTLRELAGGGMIMLPSSIHDFENPMLASIIEKTQKSPVANAEERVKFFKLAWDAVGSEFASRHNQYEMFYAGATFVTKGHAYRTYDWQKATRLVDNLLGTYALSDEIVRQPVAA; from the coding sequence ATGGTAAAGAACGGTAGTCAACATATCGGTCAGCTGCGCGACGGGCGCGAAGTGTACATCGACGGCAAGGCGGTGGGCGACGTGACCACCCACCCGGCGTTCCGCAACTCGATTCGCAGCTACGCCAGCCTGTACGACTTTCAGGCGCGTCCGGAAAACCTCGAGGCGATGACGTTTGCGTCGCCGGACACGGGCGATCGTGTCTCACGCATCTGGCAATTGCCTGCGAGCTACGACGAACTGGTGCAGCGCCGCGAGATGCTCGAGGCCTGGAGCGAGCTGCATTACGGCTTCATGGGACGCTCGCCCGACCACGTCGCCTCGTGCATTTCGGGCATGGTGATGGGCATCGACGTGTTCGAACAGTACGACACGAAGCGCGCCGGCGCCTTGCGCGACTACTACAGATACGCGCGTGACAACGATCTGTTCCTGACGTACGTGATCGTCAACCCGCAGGCCAACCAGTCGAAGGCGGCCCACGAACAGGAAGACAAGTACCTCGCGGTGGGCATCGTCGACCAGGACCACGAGGGCATTACGGTGCGCGGCGCGAAGATGCTTGCCACGAGCGGCATCATGGCCAATGAGGTGTTCTGCAGTTGCATCCAGCCGCTCAAGGCCGGCGACGAGATGTATGCACTGTCGTTCGCCATTCCCATGAACACGAAAGGGCTGCGCATATTGTCGCGCAAGTCCTACGAGGGCAGTGCCACGTCCGTGTTCGACAATCCGCTTGCCTCGCGCTTCGACGAGAACGACGCCGTGCTGTACTTCGACGATGTGAAGGTGCCGTGGGAGCGAATCTTCGTCGCGGGCGACACGACCATGTGCGCAAAGCAGTTTCACGCCACGCCCGCGCACAGTTACCAGAACTATCAGTGTCAGGTGCGGCTCATGGTCAAGCTGCGCTTTCTGGTCGGCATCGCCCTGCGAATCACCGAGGTCAATGGCACCAACGCCTTCCCGCAGGTGCGCGAAGCGCTGGGGCAACTGGCGGCCGAGGCGGCCATGGTCGAGGCGTGGGTGCACGGTATGGAAGCCAAGGGGCACATGGAGAACGGCTTCTACGTGCCTGATCGAAGCCTCCTCTACGGCTCGCAGGTGCTCACCCAGCAGCTCTACACGAAGGTGCTCGGTACGCTTCGCGAGCTGGCCGGCGGCGGCATGATCATGCTGCCCTCGAGCATCCACGACTTCGAGAACCCGATGCTCGCCAGCATCATCGAGAAGACGCAGAAGTCGCCGGTGGCCAACGCCGAGGAGCGGGTCAAGTTCTTCAAGCTCGCCTGGGACGCCGTAGGTTCGGAGTTCGCGTCGCGCCACAACCAGTACGAGATGTTCTACGCCGGGGCGACTTTCGTCACGAAGGGCCACGCCTATCGCACGTACGACTGGCAAAAGGCCACGCGCCTCGTCGACAACCTGCTCGGCACCTATGCGCTCTCGGACGAAATCGTCCGGCAGCCGGTCGCGGCCTGA
- a CDS encoding flavin reductase family protein: MTDVSSAMPAQEDEARQFRRTLAMFATGVAVITSERADGSPIGITVASFNSVSLDPPLVLFSVDRRCLSLDDLRAARRYTVNVLDESQRETSNRFATARGNKWDGVSFAGEGVGRLPGALAAFECESHAQHDGGDHVIFVGRVVRHAARHDGRPLIFFGGRYCSLDTTPVAA, from the coding sequence ATGACCGATGTATCGAGCGCAATGCCGGCTCAGGAAGACGAAGCGCGACAGTTTCGTCGCACGCTTGCCATGTTCGCCACCGGTGTGGCCGTGATCACGTCCGAGCGTGCGGACGGATCGCCCATCGGCATCACCGTGGCGTCGTTCAATTCGGTGTCGCTCGACCCGCCGCTGGTGCTGTTTTCGGTCGACCGGCGCTGTTTGAGTCTGGATGACCTGCGCGCCGCCCGGCGCTACACCGTCAACGTGCTTGACGAGAGCCAGCGCGAGACGTCGAACCGCTTCGCCACGGCGAGGGGCAACAAGTGGGACGGCGTGAGCTTCGCGGGCGAAGGCGTCGGCCGCCTGCCGGGGGCGCTGGCCGCCTTCGAGTGCGAGTCGCATGCCCAGCACGACGGCGGCGATCACGTGATCTTTGTCGGACGGGTCGTTCGTCACGCGGCGCGGCACGACGGCCGACCGCTCATTTTCTTCGGCGGGCGGTACTGCTCGCTAGATACCACGCCGGTGGCGGCGTGA
- a CDS encoding IscS subfamily cysteine desulfurase, with the protein MPSATPSLFEAPIYMDYSATTPVDPRVVEKMVPYLAVNFGNPASRSHSYGWAAEAAVETAREDVAALLGADPREIVWTSGATEGNNLAIKGAANFYSGKGKHLITVKTEHKAVLDTMRELERQGFEVTYLDVQADGLITVDMLRDALRPDTILVSVMMVNNEIGVIQPIAEIGELCRERGIVFHCDAVQAAGKIPIDLQSLKVDLMTVTAHKVYGPKGIGALYVRRKPRIRIEAQIHGGGHERGMRSGTLPTHQIVGMGEAFRLARLELASEAARVGALRDRLLAGLKAMDEVYVNGDLTHRVPHNLNVSFNFVEGESLIMGIKGVAVSSGSACTSASLEPSFVLRALGRSDELAHSSIRFTLGRFSTEAEVDSVIEQVRGTVGKLRAMSPLWDMYQDGVDLNTIQWAAH; encoded by the coding sequence ATGCCGTCAGCCACACCGTCGCTTTTCGAAGCCCCCATCTACATGGACTACAGCGCCACGACACCCGTCGATCCGCGCGTGGTCGAGAAAATGGTGCCGTATCTCGCCGTCAATTTCGGCAATCCAGCTTCGCGCAGTCATAGCTATGGCTGGGCCGCCGAAGCAGCCGTCGAGACGGCGCGCGAGGATGTCGCCGCATTGCTGGGCGCCGATCCGCGCGAAATCGTCTGGACGTCGGGCGCCACCGAAGGCAACAACCTCGCGATCAAGGGGGCGGCGAATTTCTACAGCGGCAAGGGCAAGCACCTGATTACGGTGAAGACCGAGCACAAGGCCGTGCTCGACACCATGCGCGAGCTGGAGCGCCAGGGCTTCGAAGTCACTTATCTCGACGTGCAGGCCGACGGCCTGATCACCGTGGATATGCTGCGCGACGCGCTGCGGCCGGACACCATCCTGGTGTCGGTCATGATGGTCAATAACGAGATCGGCGTGATTCAGCCGATTGCCGAGATCGGCGAGCTTTGCCGCGAACGTGGCATCGTGTTTCACTGCGACGCCGTGCAGGCGGCGGGCAAGATCCCCATCGATCTGCAATCGCTCAAGGTCGACCTGATGACGGTCACGGCCCACAAGGTGTACGGGCCGAAAGGCATTGGCGCGCTCTACGTGCGCCGCAAGCCGCGCATCCGCATCGAGGCGCAGATTCACGGCGGCGGACACGAACGCGGCATGCGCTCGGGCACGCTGCCGACGCATCAGATCGTGGGCATGGGGGAAGCGTTCCGACTGGCCCGGCTGGAACTGGCCTCCGAGGCGGCACGTGTCGGTGCGCTGCGCGACCGGTTGCTCGCCGGCCTGAAGGCCATGGACGAGGTCTACGTCAACGGCGACTTGACGCACCGCGTGCCGCACAACCTGAACGTGAGCTTCAACTTCGTCGAAGGCGAATCGCTCATCATGGGCATCAAGGGCGTGGCGGTGTCGTCAGGCTCGGCCTGTACGTCGGCTTCGCTCGAGCCGTCGTTCGTGCTGCGTGCGCTCGGGCGCAGCGACGAACTCGCACACAGCTCCATCCGCTTCACGCTCGGCCGTTTCTCGACCGAGGCCGAGGTCGACAGCGTTATCGAGCAGGTGCGTGGTACCGTCGGCAAGCTGCGCGCGATGAGCCCCCTGTGGGATATGTATCAGGACGGCGTCGATCTGAACACGATCCAATGGGCCGCGCACTGA
- a CDS encoding MarR family winged helix-turn-helix transcriptional regulator encodes MSKSSAPKALTVTNPACLIDGSDAEFRHLINGLLPFAARLLSVRDGFGSLIGLTGIQYSLLQSVVHLSSVGDVTVNQLAEHLHLSGAFVTIETNKLKALKLIDKRQNPEDRRKMSLTVTTAGARLLHELTPSQQRINDVLFDGVTRTEFKVLCAVVDRLVANGDRATLDLGHLLAIRDKR; translated from the coding sequence ATGTCCAAATCGTCGGCCCCGAAGGCCTTGACCGTTACCAATCCGGCCTGTCTCATCGACGGTTCCGACGCCGAATTCCGTCATCTGATCAACGGCCTGCTCCCATTCGCCGCGCGTTTGCTCTCGGTGCGCGACGGTTTTGGCAGCCTGATCGGCCTGACCGGCATTCAGTATTCGCTGTTGCAGTCGGTCGTGCACCTGTCGTCGGTGGGCGACGTGACCGTCAACCAATTGGCCGAGCACCTGCACCTGTCCGGTGCGTTCGTGACCATCGAGACGAACAAGCTCAAAGCGCTCAAGCTGATCGACAAGCGTCAGAACCCCGAGGATCGGCGCAAGATGAGCCTCACCGTGACCACGGCAGGCGCCAGACTGCTCCACGAACTCACCCCCTCACAGCAGCGCATCAACGACGTACTGTTCGACGGCGTGACGCGCACCGAATTCAAGGTGCTGTGCGCCGTGGTCGATCGGCTCGTCGCCAATGGCGACCGCGCCACGCTCGATCTCGGCCATCTGCTGGCGATTCGCGACAAGCGGTAG